A section of the Mesobacillus jeotgali genome encodes:
- a CDS encoding aspartate kinase → MGLIVQKFGGTSVGSVERIRNAALRTAEELKNGNNVVVVVSAMGKTTDHLVDMANDISKTPSKREMDMLLTTGEQITIALYSMALSQSGIEAVSFTGWQAGIKTESVHGNARIIDIDTDRISKELKSGKVVIVAGFQGVTDDGEITTLGRGGSDTTAVALAAALKADKCDIYTDVTGVFTTDPRFVKSARKLLSVSYDEMLELANLGAGVLHPRAVEFAKNYGLPIEVRSSMEKERGTIIEEENEMEQNLIVRGVAFEDKITRVSVLGVSTSLKGLSTIFTTLAQNQINVDIIVQSRTEAGTANISFSIKSNDLPETLDVLERNKETLNYQAIESETGLAKVSIVGSGMVSNPGVAAKMFEVLEGNGIQVKMVSTSEIKVSTVVSEKQMVTAVESLHEAFELYSGAVKTN, encoded by the coding sequence ATGGGATTGATTGTACAGAAATTCGGCGGAACATCGGTTGGCAGTGTTGAAAGAATCAGGAATGCTGCTTTAAGGACAGCAGAAGAATTAAAGAACGGAAATAATGTAGTTGTCGTGGTATCGGCCATGGGAAAAACGACCGACCATCTTGTCGACATGGCGAATGATATTTCCAAGACGCCATCCAAAAGGGAAATGGATATGCTCCTTACGACTGGAGAGCAAATTACAATTGCACTCTATTCTATGGCGCTTTCACAAAGCGGAATTGAGGCAGTTTCCTTTACAGGCTGGCAGGCTGGGATCAAAACCGAGTCCGTTCATGGCAATGCCCGGATAATTGATATTGATACTGACAGGATTTCCAAAGAGCTGAAGTCAGGAAAGGTAGTGATTGTCGCTGGATTCCAGGGAGTAACGGATGATGGGGAAATCACGACACTTGGCCGCGGAGGATCAGACACCACTGCAGTTGCTCTTGCAGCCGCATTGAAGGCAGACAAATGTGATATTTATACAGACGTAACCGGAGTATTCACGACCGATCCTAGGTTTGTAAAAAGCGCCAGGAAGTTACTGAGTGTTTCCTATGATGAAATGCTTGAACTGGCAAATTTGGGGGCAGGAGTGCTGCACCCGCGTGCGGTCGAATTTGCCAAGAACTACGGACTGCCTATTGAAGTAAGATCAAGCATGGAAAAAGAAAGAGGCACCATCATCGAGGAGGAGAATGAAATGGAACAAAATCTAATTGTACGCGGAGTGGCATTTGAAGACAAAATCACTAGAGTATCAGTCCTTGGGGTGAGCACTTCCTTAAAAGGGCTTTCTACGATTTTCACGACACTTGCACAAAATCAAATCAATGTCGATATCATCGTCCAAAGCCGGACAGAAGCAGGAACTGCCAACATTTCATTCTCCATCAAGAGCAATGATCTGCCAGAAACACTGGATGTACTGGAGCGTAATAAGGAGACCCTGAACTATCAGGCAATCGAATCAGAAACTGGCCTTGCAAAGGTGTCAATCGTAGGATCCGGCATGGTATCAAATCCGGGGGTTGCCGCGAAGATGTTCGAAGTCCTCGAAGGAAACGGCATCCAGGTGAAAATGGTCAGCACTTCCGAAATCAAAGTTTCCACAGTCGTAAGTGAAAAACAAATGGTAACCGCCGTTGAGTCGCTTCATGAAGCATTTGAGCTGTATTCAGGAGCGGTTAAGACGAATTAA
- the uvrC gene encoding excinuclease ABC subunit UvrC: MNEQIKNKLALLPAQPGCYLMKDRQGTIIYVGKAKVLKNRVRSYFTGSHDGKTLRLVNEIEDFEYIVTSSDMEALLLEINLIKKYDPKYNIMLKDDKSYPFIKLTAERHPKLIITRKVKKDSGKYFGPYPNVQAANETKKLLDRIYPLRKCSTLPDRVCLYYHMGQCLAPCIKEVSKEEYKQITDEIARFLNGGYKEIKEDLTAKMAAAAEDLDFERAKEFRDKIAHIEATMEKQKMTTTDFTDRDVFGYSVDKGWMCVQVFFIRQGKLIEREVSMFPIHNEPEEDILTYLGQFYSKNEHFKPKEILVPESVDLEMAEGLLGVKVLKPQRGKKKELVHLASKNARIALEEKFSLIERDEERTIKAVENLGKQMGIYTPHRIESFDNSNIQGTDPVSAMIVFIDGKPEKREYRKYKIKSVKGPDDYESMREVVRRRYTRVLREALPLPDLIIIDGGKGHIESARDVLENELGLDIPIAGLAKDDKHRTSQLLYGNPLQVIELPRNSQEFYLLQRIQDEVHRFAITFHRQLRGKSAFQSILDDIDGIGEKRKKALLKHFGSVKKMREATVEELAAAGLPANVAQELYQKLQN, translated from the coding sequence ATGAATGAGCAAATTAAAAATAAGCTTGCTCTTCTCCCTGCACAGCCAGGATGTTATTTAATGAAGGACAGGCAGGGAACCATCATTTATGTCGGGAAAGCCAAGGTCTTGAAAAACAGGGTGCGTTCCTATTTCACCGGATCGCATGACGGCAAAACGCTTCGGCTTGTCAATGAAATCGAGGACTTTGAGTATATTGTCACCTCTTCCGATATGGAGGCACTGCTTCTTGAGATCAACCTGATCAAAAAATATGACCCGAAGTATAATATCATGCTCAAGGATGATAAGAGCTATCCCTTCATCAAGCTTACGGCAGAGCGCCATCCAAAGCTGATCATTACCCGGAAGGTCAAGAAGGACAGCGGCAAATATTTTGGACCGTATCCTAACGTACAGGCGGCAAATGAGACGAAAAAACTGCTCGACAGGATTTATCCGCTCAGAAAATGCTCGACTCTGCCTGACCGAGTCTGTCTTTATTATCACATGGGCCAGTGTCTTGCACCATGTATCAAGGAAGTCAGCAAGGAGGAGTACAAGCAGATTACCGATGAGATTGCCAGGTTCCTGAATGGCGGTTACAAGGAAATCAAGGAAGATCTGACGGCCAAAATGGCAGCTGCTGCCGAAGACCTGGATTTTGAACGGGCGAAGGAATTTCGCGACAAGATTGCCCATATCGAGGCGACGATGGAAAAGCAGAAAATGACCACGACAGATTTTACCGACCGGGACGTTTTTGGTTATTCTGTCGATAAGGGCTGGATGTGCGTCCAGGTGTTCTTTATTCGCCAGGGAAAACTGATCGAGCGGGAAGTATCGATGTTCCCAATCCATAATGAACCTGAGGAAGATATCCTGACGTACCTAGGTCAGTTTTACTCAAAAAATGAGCATTTCAAGCCAAAAGAAATATTGGTGCCCGAAAGCGTCGATCTGGAAATGGCTGAGGGCTTGCTTGGTGTAAAAGTCCTTAAGCCACAGCGCGGCAAGAAAAAAGAGCTTGTCCATTTGGCTTCCAAAAACGCGCGTATTGCTCTGGAAGAAAAGTTCTCGCTGATTGAGCGTGATGAGGAAAGGACCATCAAGGCAGTTGAAAACCTTGGAAAGCAGATGGGAATCTACACTCCACATCGAATCGAGTCTTTCGATAACTCGAATATCCAGGGAACTGACCCGGTTTCCGCAATGATAGTATTTATCGACGGCAAGCCTGAGAAAAGGGAATACAGGAAATACAAGATTAAATCGGTTAAAGGGCCGGATGATTACGAATCGATGAGGGAAGTCGTGCGCCGCAGGTATACCCGCGTATTGAGAGAGGCTTTGCCGCTGCCCGATTTAATCATCATCGATGGCGGTAAAGGACATATTGAGTCGGCACGGGATGTCCTCGAGAATGAATTGGGGCTCGATATTCCGATTGCAGGTCTTGCCAAGGATGACAAGCACAGGACCTCACAGCTGCTCTATGGCAATCCATTGCAGGTAATCGAATTGCCGCGGAACAGCCAGGAGTTTTATCTGCTGCAAAGAATTCAGGATGAGGTCCACCGTTTCGCAATCACCTTCCACCGCCAGTTGAGGGGGAAGAGTGCTTTTCAGTCCATACTCGACGATATCGATGGCATTGGAGAGAAACGCAAGAAAGCTCTTTTGAAGCATTTCGGTTCAGTGAAAAAAATGCGCGAGGCCACTGTTGAAGAACTAGCTGCGGCAGGACTGCCAGCAAATGTAGCACAGGAACTATATCAGAAATTACAGAATTAA
- a CDS encoding glycosyltransferase family 39 protein, with the protein MASEKVNRVIVLGLSMIAVLYIFAVQLNSLNPFVSSWDQVDFALALERYDIRAMQPHFPGYPYFILGGLLTENIVHNPGQALVAFNVLFYASSIIPVYFLSSRVVEKENAFVVAAAIYTASFPLIIVNQPMSEGAALAAFWWYFWSIVAAESRDSGKWMLLPLFLFSVLLGIRLSYIPMGIGLIYLFYKKWTKQQLNLPDILKFSAIAGLFQLIWVAGIILTEGSLGNFLELAFGFTGGHFQEWGGTSISNELSILERLQAFLFTNILWWGIFSRTAVLMVLYILIGIFIFMPAPKSRILKHSTVRLGILLMLAYGGWALFAQNIEKPRHILPLALLLVFLCLIVFLKKRALGFARFLAVAVIIAQAIISSGYVQEQAESSPAVYQLADYLEGQTGDFVLYTWEETRVLQFLEMPFAHKRIYTYKIFLHDQSLYEGKSVYLTNSVVDGFRSQGFNLQGKIEKIKTFKSNEIFDPVYHEIVLYKLDTVTGGESHE; encoded by the coding sequence ATGGCTTCTGAAAAAGTGAACAGGGTAATAGTACTTGGACTGAGTATGATTGCGGTTCTTTATATTTTTGCTGTCCAGTTAAATTCACTGAATCCATTCGTTTCATCATGGGATCAGGTGGATTTTGCCCTTGCCCTTGAAAGGTACGACATAAGGGCGATGCAGCCGCATTTTCCAGGATATCCGTATTTTATCTTAGGTGGCTTGCTCACCGAAAATATTGTGCACAATCCAGGTCAGGCCCTGGTGGCATTCAATGTACTATTTTATGCAAGCTCAATCATACCCGTTTACTTTCTTTCATCAAGAGTTGTAGAAAAAGAGAATGCTTTCGTTGTGGCAGCAGCTATTTATACAGCCAGCTTTCCTTTGATTATCGTCAATCAGCCGATGTCTGAAGGAGCAGCGCTTGCCGCATTCTGGTGGTACTTCTGGAGCATAGTGGCAGCTGAATCTAGAGATTCGGGGAAATGGATGCTCCTGCCGTTGTTTTTATTCAGTGTGCTTTTAGGGATCAGATTGAGTTATATTCCGATGGGAATCGGGCTCATTTATCTTTTTTATAAAAAATGGACCAAACAACAGCTGAATTTGCCTGATATTCTTAAGTTTTCGGCCATTGCTGGCCTGTTTCAGCTAATTTGGGTTGCCGGGATCATTTTAACAGAAGGAAGCCTTGGCAATTTCCTGGAGCTGGCATTCGGATTCACCGGCGGCCACTTTCAGGAATGGGGAGGCACTTCGATATCGAATGAACTATCCATACTGGAAAGGCTGCAAGCATTTTTGTTTACCAACATTTTATGGTGGGGAATATTTTCACGAACAGCTGTTTTGATGGTATTATATATACTTATCGGTATATTCATTTTTATGCCGGCTCCCAAAAGCAGGATCTTGAAGCATAGCACTGTCCGATTAGGTATATTGCTGATGCTTGCTTATGGCGGATGGGCGCTTTTTGCCCAGAATATCGAGAAGCCAAGGCATATATTGCCCCTTGCGCTGCTGCTGGTGTTTCTCTGCTTGATTGTTTTTTTAAAAAAGAGAGCATTAGGTTTTGCCAGATTTCTTGCTGTAGCCGTAATCATTGCCCAGGCAATTATTTCATCAGGCTATGTGCAGGAGCAGGCCGAGTCATCACCGGCTGTTTATCAGCTCGCAGATTATCTCGAGGGGCAGACCGGCGATTTTGTGCTATACACTTGGGAGGAAACACGAGTGCTTCAGTTCCTGGAAATGCCCTTTGCGCATAAGCGAATCTACACCTATAAAATATTCCTTCATGACCAGAGTTTATATGAAGGGAAAAGCGTTTATCTAACCAATAGTGTAGTTGACGGCTTCCGTTCCCAGGGGTTTAACCTTCAAGGGAAGATTGAAAAAATAAAAACATTTAAATCAAATGAGATTTTCGATCCAGTCTATCATGAGATTGTTTTATATAAATTGGACACCGTAACAGGAGGTGAATCGCATGAATGA
- a CDS encoding FTR1 family iron permease has protein sequence MEVQALLITFREVLEALLIIGIITTYLKRTGNPKYTKYVWLGAGLAVLASIGVAILFQVVFTGFAAMGSEIYLKIGIMVVSTVLLTQMVFWMASHSKDLKGNMEGKMNKFISTGNIIGMVIHSFLVVLREGIETVFFFAAITGGNIGAAMQGWGAITGTIIAVVVSYMFFKGTMKVKLKTFFQITGAFIILIAAGLLVQAISMMQDINLIGSVMYHVYDITWLLPEHPIDHAHYLRDHGVAPLLSGDVGIFLKALFGYSSMPSIEEVIAYIGYFTAIYLFTSSRSSKVKAAENKKAEKQVNVLNPQVK, from the coding sequence GTGGAAGTACAAGCATTATTGATCACTTTTCGTGAAGTATTGGAAGCGTTATTAATCATTGGCATCATTACAACATACTTAAAGAGGACTGGTAATCCAAAGTATACCAAGTATGTTTGGCTGGGCGCAGGCCTTGCTGTTCTTGCAAGTATAGGAGTAGCCATTCTGTTTCAGGTAGTCTTCACTGGATTTGCCGCAATGGGCAGTGAGATTTATCTGAAAATCGGAATCATGGTTGTATCGACTGTCCTTCTAACCCAGATGGTATTCTGGATGGCCAGCCATAGCAAAGACCTAAAGGGCAATATGGAAGGAAAAATGAATAAATTTATTTCCACTGGAAATATCATTGGAATGGTCATCCATTCATTCCTAGTAGTATTGCGAGAAGGAATTGAAACTGTATTCTTCTTCGCTGCGATCACTGGCGGGAATATCGGTGCCGCGATGCAGGGTTGGGGAGCGATAACAGGAACGATAATTGCAGTAGTTGTATCTTACATGTTCTTTAAAGGTACAATGAAGGTTAAGCTTAAAACATTCTTCCAAATCACTGGAGCATTCATCATCCTGATTGCAGCAGGTTTGCTGGTCCAGGCGATTTCTATGATGCAGGATATAAATTTGATCGGCAGTGTTATGTACCATGTTTATGATATTACCTGGCTGTTGCCGGAACATCCGATTGACCATGCCCATTATTTGCGGGACCATGGTGTCGCTCCGTTGCTGTCAGGAGATGTAGGAATCTTCCTGAAGGCTTTATTCGGATATTCATCAATGCCTTCCATTGAAGAAGTCATTGCGTATATTGGATACTTCACGGCAATTTACCTCTTTACCTCATCACGCAGCAGTAAAGTGAAAGCTGCCGAAAACAAAAAGGCAGAAAAACAGGTGAACGTGCTCAACCCACAAGTAAAATAA
- a CDS encoding glycosyltransferase family 2 protein → MQSKQRKKRIDLNKVIVFLPAFNEEESIGEVIGNIPRSFAGVDQVEVLVIDDGSTDGTVAEARKAGADHIISFEKNRGLGAAVREGLDACYKMGADVGVMIDADGEYPAWQIPDIVKPIINGETDYTMGSRFMGTIKGMKFHRRMGNYIFTFLQTLLLRKWLYDGQSGMRAFSRQVLKHAEIIHDYNYAQVLTLNLVRKGYRVLEVPIKYRVRTTGTSFISFKKYMTNVVPAVYREMTRPVIKVSGEEKFQRKSSKNSDKKVTFIKYD, encoded by the coding sequence ATGCAATCAAAGCAGAGAAAGAAGAGAATCGATTTGAATAAAGTTATCGTATTTTTACCTGCATTTAATGAAGAGGAATCAATAGGTGAAGTGATTGGCAATATTCCGCGCAGTTTTGCCGGAGTTGATCAAGTAGAAGTGCTAGTCATTGATGATGGATCAACAGATGGAACGGTTGCTGAAGCGAGAAAAGCGGGAGCCGACCATATCATCAGCTTTGAAAAAAACCGCGGCCTCGGTGCCGCGGTCCGAGAAGGACTGGATGCATGCTACAAAATGGGGGCAGACGTCGGCGTAATGATTGATGCAGATGGGGAATACCCCGCATGGCAGATTCCTGACATAGTTAAACCCATTATCAATGGTGAGACAGATTATACAATGGGATCCCGTTTTATGGGCACAATAAAAGGAATGAAATTTCACCGCAGGATGGGCAACTATATTTTTACCTTCCTGCAAACCTTATTATTGAGAAAGTGGCTGTATGATGGACAATCAGGAATGAGGGCCTTCTCCCGGCAGGTGCTGAAGCATGCGGAGATTATTCATGATTACAATTATGCTCAAGTATTGACGCTGAACCTTGTGAGAAAGGGTTACAGGGTTCTTGAAGTACCGATAAAATACCGAGTGAGGACAACTGGTACATCCTTCATTTCCTTCAAGAAATATATGACGAATGTCGTGCCCGCCGTATATCGCGAAATGACAAGGCCGGTCATTAAGGTATCCGGGGAAGAGAAATTCCAACGTAAAAGCAGTAAAAATAGTGACAAAAAAGTGACGTTTATCAAATATGATTGA
- a CDS encoding alkaline phosphatase family protein, translating into MKSASKFEKFAARSWNLLNEGKPFTPIFTVGTMLLFHLGDLGSAEGIMDFLIALLTVLPLFIMYFIYDFPLFLRNYLWIPFIVFIILWPDLNLNLLLFAAGLYFFFTVFFWGTLYYHLRIGTSWLNFTRFWKLVLKNSDTTSGNAQEQLLKVLLLLSLWEMSFIAFSGNLGLPLMDMALFYGFVLLFAFILHRYLFDWKPKAYDTYTKDEGPEVPENGLSDKVIVIVIDGMRKERFYEASTPFLDQLKENGTEFLNMETLYPARTVVCFSSMFTGTYPFEHGIKSNMVYKLGVNAETIFDSLRKVGKRGRLLGIAHLVDAMGSDVETVTAVMHKDKADTNMLARARKIMDEQDPDLFIVQMIGTDQVGHSRGVLYDDYIEKIEEADALIKEFVDWLEAEGKMENTTLVICADHGQADGIGGHGHLDEGERFVPFFMHGPHIKKGNKVQEKHSLVSLAPTISYLMGAPYPASSRGKVLMDAIKAEKEENRFE; encoded by the coding sequence ATGAAAAGCGCATCTAAATTTGAAAAATTCGCGGCCCGAAGCTGGAATTTGCTTAATGAAGGGAAGCCTTTCACGCCAATTTTTACAGTTGGCACGATGCTTTTATTCCACCTCGGAGATTTGGGCAGTGCGGAAGGGATAATGGATTTTCTTATCGCTCTGCTCACGGTACTGCCGCTCTTTATTATGTATTTTATTTATGATTTTCCGCTGTTTTTGAGAAACTATTTATGGATTCCGTTTATTGTTTTTATTATCTTGTGGCCTGACCTTAATTTGAATTTGCTGCTGTTTGCGGCTGGCCTTTATTTTTTCTTCACTGTGTTTTTCTGGGGTACGCTTTATTACCACTTGAGAATTGGCACTTCCTGGCTAAACTTCACAAGGTTTTGGAAACTGGTGTTAAAGAACAGTGATACGACCAGCGGAAATGCCCAGGAACAGCTTCTGAAAGTATTGCTGCTTCTGTCCTTATGGGAAATGTCATTTATCGCTTTCTCTGGTAATCTGGGTCTGCCGCTCATGGACATGGCTTTATTTTACGGCTTCGTATTGCTATTTGCGTTTATTTTGCACAGATATTTATTTGACTGGAAACCGAAGGCGTACGATACCTATACAAAGGATGAGGGACCGGAAGTACCTGAAAACGGCCTTTCAGACAAAGTGATCGTCATTGTTATCGATGGTATGCGCAAGGAACGATTTTACGAAGCGAGTACCCCTTTTCTCGATCAATTAAAAGAGAATGGTACAGAATTCCTGAACATGGAAACCTTGTATCCTGCAAGGACGGTCGTTTGTTTTAGCTCAATGTTCACGGGTACTTATCCGTTTGAACACGGCATTAAATCGAACATGGTCTATAAGCTCGGTGTTAATGCCGAAACGATTTTTGACTCGCTCAGGAAAGTCGGCAAAAGAGGAAGACTGCTGGGCATTGCCCATCTCGTTGATGCAATGGGGAGCGATGTTGAGACGGTAACAGCTGTAATGCATAAGGACAAGGCAGACACCAATATGCTTGCAAGGGCAAGAAAGATAATGGATGAGCAGGATCCTGACCTGTTTATCGTGCAAATGATCGGAACAGACCAGGTTGGTCACAGCCGCGGGGTGCTATATGATGATTACATTGAAAAAATCGAGGAAGCCGATGCGCTGATCAAGGAATTCGTAGATTGGCTCGAGGCTGAAGGGAAAATGGAGAATACCACACTGGTCATTTGTGCAGACCATGGGCAGGCTGATGGCATAGGAGGCCATGGCCACCTTGACGAAGGGGAAAGATTCGTTCCATTTTTCATGCATGGACCGCATATCAAGAAGGGAAATAAAGTCCAGGAAAAGCATAGTCTGGTCTCACTTGCTCCGACGATATCTTATTTGATGGGAGCGCCATACCCGGCCAGCAGCAGGGGAAAAGTGCTGATGGATGCAATCAAAGCAGAGAAAGAAGAGAATCGATTTGAATAA
- a CDS encoding lysylphosphatidylglycerol synthase transmembrane domain-containing protein, which translates to MKNFYKKTIAFLLIGAFLLMTIYYLDAGSVLGELNAIADKPEALLFIFGSYFLAFFARGIAWKLYLKNHVRLSTCMYGLFYSMLLNHLLPVKAGDFARIGVMKTREPGITGQAAFYSVIVLRLMDTAILFTLALIGLAFLELPFPGIVLVWVAVPGAAVSIVVYYKFRSFFDRQLSIMKDAFSGWRGIWVLGLTLASWMLEAAVIYGVILSGDSVISFVQAIWVNSITVAGQIFQITPGGIASYEAIMVFALGANGVAAADAYTAAIITHGLKYIFSFIVGGIAFAAYPVPIHFLKKWTRERGNES; encoded by the coding sequence ATGAAAAATTTCTATAAAAAAACCATAGCGTTTCTATTAATCGGGGCATTTCTCCTGATGACGATCTACTATCTTGATGCAGGCAGTGTGCTTGGTGAATTAAATGCCATTGCTGATAAACCTGAAGCACTGCTGTTCATTTTCGGAAGCTATTTTCTTGCTTTCTTTGCCAGAGGCATTGCCTGGAAGCTGTATCTGAAAAATCATGTACGTCTTTCAACTTGTATGTATGGCTTGTTTTATAGTATGCTGCTGAACCATCTCCTGCCTGTCAAAGCGGGAGATTTTGCGAGGATCGGGGTTATGAAGACCAGAGAGCCTGGCATTACAGGACAGGCAGCTTTCTATTCAGTCATAGTCCTGCGCTTGATGGATACCGCAATCCTATTTACCTTAGCGTTGATCGGGCTGGCTTTCCTTGAACTGCCGTTCCCCGGGATCGTTCTTGTTTGGGTTGCAGTACCCGGAGCTGCCGTATCTATAGTTGTTTACTATAAATTCCGCTCTTTTTTTGACAGACAATTATCTATCATGAAAGATGCCTTTTCAGGCTGGCGGGGAATTTGGGTACTCGGGTTGACCCTGGCCAGCTGGATGCTGGAAGCGGCAGTGATCTATGGTGTTATTCTAAGCGGAGATAGTGTCATCAGCTTTGTACAAGCAATCTGGGTCAACAGCATTACGGTTGCTGGGCAAATCTTTCAGATCACACCGGGAGGAATTGCCAGCTATGAGGCTATAATGGTTTTTGCATTGGGAGCTAATGGCGTAGCTGCTGCAGATGCCTATACTGCTGCTATCATCACCCATGGACTGAAATATATCTTTTCATTCATCGTCGGAGGTATTGCCTTTGCTGCATACCCGGTACCGATTCATTTTTTGAAGAAATGGACTAGAGAAAGGGGCAACGAATCATGA
- a CDS encoding SDR family NAD(P)-dependent oxidoreductase — translation MKILITGGAGFIGSHFAVKMLKEQHEVAIIDNLHPYYSVDRKQQHLENIKRTGDFQFCQTNLLDRNETTEIIKKISPEAIVHLAALPGVAYSILRPLEYIDYDVKATVNVLEGAGISGVRQVIFASSSSVYGMMNNIPFKEEMATGKPISPYAASKYAAESFCHVYGHLYNIDVKILRFFTVYGPWGRPDMAIANFIKKLENGEEITIFGKGGSRDYTYVGDIVNGISLALQNLQQSAIINIGSGQPVSMTQLLGELKVYYPDMKIKREEDRAGDVDRTWADISLAKKLLGYEPEMEFSKGIAETVAWAKNNEKFL, via the coding sequence ATGAAGATTTTGATTACTGGGGGCGCGGGATTTATCGGAAGCCATTTTGCTGTCAAAATGCTCAAGGAGCAGCACGAGGTGGCAATCATCGATAACCTGCATCCTTACTATTCGGTTGACAGAAAACAACAGCATCTTGAGAACATAAAAAGAACTGGCGATTTTCAGTTCTGCCAAACCAATCTCCTTGACCGTAATGAGACCACCGAAATTATCAAAAAAATTTCGCCGGAAGCGATTGTTCACCTGGCCGCATTGCCGGGAGTTGCATATTCTATCCTCCGCCCATTGGAATACATAGATTACGATGTAAAGGCAACTGTTAATGTACTTGAAGGAGCAGGTATTTCAGGTGTGAGGCAGGTTATATTTGCTTCCTCTTCATCGGTATATGGGATGATGAACAATATACCCTTTAAAGAGGAGATGGCAACTGGCAAGCCGATATCACCTTACGCGGCCTCCAAATATGCTGCTGAATCCTTTTGCCATGTGTATGGACATCTTTACAATATAGATGTCAAAATCCTTCGCTTTTTCACCGTTTATGGTCCTTGGGGCCGGCCGGACATGGCCATCGCCAACTTTATAAAGAAGTTGGAAAATGGCGAAGAGATAACTATTTTTGGCAAGGGTGGTTCTCGCGACTATACATATGTTGGAGACATCGTGAATGGTATCAGCCTGGCTCTGCAAAATCTGCAGCAAAGCGCCATTATCAATATCGGCTCGGGCCAGCCTGTTTCAATGACTCAGCTGCTGGGCGAACTAAAGGTTTATTACCCGGACATGAAAATAAAGCGCGAAGAAGATCGGGCCGGAGATGTAGACAGGACATGGGCTGATATCTCACTTGCGAAGAAATTGCTTGGTTATGAACCAGAGATGGAATTCAGCAAAGGGATAGCTGAAACGGTGGCATGGGCAAAGAATAATGAAAAATTTCTATAA
- the trxA gene encoding thioredoxin: MAITHATDATFANETGSGLVLVDFWAPWCGPCKMIAPVLEELDSEMGDKVKIVKLDVDDNQETAAQYGIMSIPTLLILKDGQQVDKVVGFQPKEALAGRLQQHI, translated from the coding sequence ATGGCTATTACACATGCTACTGACGCAACTTTTGCTAACGAAACTGGATCAGGCCTAGTGCTTGTTGACTTTTGGGCTCCATGGTGCGGCCCTTGTAAGATGATCGCTCCTGTGCTTGAAGAATTGGATTCAGAAATGGGCGACAAAGTAAAAATCGTAAAGCTTGATGTTGATGACAACCAGGAAACTGCCGCTCAATACGGCATCATGAGCATCCCGACTTTGCTTATCCTTAAGGATGGCCAGCAAGTTGATAAAGTTGTTGGTTTCCAGCCTAAAGAAGCACTTGCAGGACGTCTGCAGCAGCATATCTAA